One segment of Desulfosudis oleivorans Hxd3 DNA contains the following:
- a CDS encoding SEC-C domain-containing protein, with the protein MHPSLNAKFVEPPPLRPKELMERNEPCWCGSGKKWKICHRDRHLQPKIQIGKLLKEMYQIEKKGICLHPNASKITCSNKIIKAHTVQRAGGLSRISEKGHVISERKGFENIFKNLGQIVPELIGIGSASTFMGFCSGHDNSLFVPIEKSSFSLNHETSFLLAFRAIAYEYLSKKNAIKIVKIQRDMDKGMDFSTQVSIQNFLHVYQTGCLRGMQDLKGWKAEYDKRFIENDYTSMPHYAVEFKGTLPLVCCGGFYPEVDFDGNKLQLISRGNSKFEHVCINISACGDKSFIAFGWHGINEGPAEQFVKSFKRIKDTEKANAALMLAVEQSENTYFRPSWWNGLNDTNRTHLIDRMRSGVFDSTIRPESTYRNMIKILPDTEVANEIWNV; encoded by the coding sequence ATGCATCCGTCACTGAATGCTAAGTTTGTTGAACCCCCTCCTTTAAGGCCAAAAGAGCTAATGGAGCGTAATGAACCATGCTGGTGTGGATCTGGGAAGAAGTGGAAGATATGTCATAGAGACAGACATCTTCAGCCAAAAATCCAAATAGGTAAGTTATTGAAAGAAATGTACCAAATAGAAAAGAAGGGAATATGTCTTCACCCGAATGCATCAAAAATCACGTGCTCAAACAAAATAATTAAGGCTCATACTGTCCAAAGAGCCGGAGGGTTGAGTCGTATATCAGAAAAAGGCCACGTAATATCTGAAAGGAAAGGTTTCGAAAATATTTTTAAAAATTTAGGCCAGATTGTTCCGGAACTAATAGGAATAGGTAGTGCTTCAACATTTATGGGTTTTTGCTCCGGTCACGATAACAGTTTATTTGTGCCAATTGAGAAAAGTTCATTTTCATTAAACCATGAAACATCCTTTCTATTAGCGTTTCGCGCTATAGCATATGAATATCTATCAAAGAAAAATGCAATAAAGATTGTTAAAATACAGCGCGATATGGATAAGGGAATGGATTTTTCAACTCAAGTTAGCATTCAAAACTTCCTACATGTTTATCAAACGGGATGCCTGAGGGGTATGCAAGATTTAAAAGGGTGGAAAGCAGAATATGATAAAAGATTTATCGAGAATGATTACACTTCAATGCCTCACTACGCAGTGGAGTTCAAAGGCACCCTTCCTCTCGTTTGCTGTGGCGGTTTCTATCCTGAAGTAGACTTCGATGGTAACAAACTGCAACTAATTTCTCGCGGTAATTCGAAGTTTGAGCATGTATGTATCAATATTTCCGCATGTGGCGATAAGTCGTTTATAGCTTTTGGGTGGCATGGCATTAATGAAGGGCCTGCCGAACAATTTGTAAAGTCGTTCAAAAGGATAAAAGATACGGAGAAAGCGAACGCTGCACTAATGTTAGCAGTCGAGCAATCTGAAAACACGTATTTTAGACCTTCATGGTGGAACGGCTTAAATGATACAAATAGAACCCACCTAATAGATAGAATGCGATCAGGTGTTTTTGATAGCACTATTCGGCCAGAAAGCACATACCGAAATATGATTAAAATTCTTCCCGATACTGAGGTTGCAAACGAAATATGGAACGTATAG
- a CDS encoding DUF6794 domain-containing protein, whose protein sequence is MAMEKDRKQSHLPAERPKTIQEAVTLLIRKLPLKDRVRMANMAQDDLIDLHFTLGAWIRDNFGLWSGNDNLKRDCTLYHRESFIHIDEDEAPMIIIYELWKQLKETHRMRVVNFKQHVNNTF, encoded by the coding sequence ATGGCCATGGAAAAAGACAGGAAACAAAGCCATCTCCCTGCAGAGCGTCCCAAAACCATACAGGAGGCCGTAACCCTTCTTATTCGAAAGCTGCCGCTAAAAGACCGGGTCCGGATGGCCAACATGGCCCAGGATGACCTGATTGATCTGCATTTTACTCTTGGCGCTTGGATACGGGATAATTTTGGGTTATGGTCCGGCAATGACAATTTAAAAAGGGACTGCACCCTGTACCACCGGGAGTCTTTTATCCATATTGATGAGGACGAGGCCCCCATGATCATTATCTATGAACTGTGGAAGCAGCTCAAAGAGACCCACAGGATGCGGGTTGTAAATTTTAAGCAGCATGTGAATAATACGTTTTAG
- a CDS encoding putative molybdenum carrier protein, whose translation MNMMRMTSLTKIISGGQTGADRAGLDAAMDAGIEYGGWLPKGRKAEDGIVPTRYTKLQELSRGGYPKRTEQNVIDSDGTIIFTFGRLTGGSDLTRQLAEKHGRPWLHIDLTRKANPLTEIQNWLRINKVNVLNIAGSRESKSPGIHRAVYDTLKPVLDMMS comes from the coding sequence ATGAATATGATGAGAATGACATCGCTTACAAAAATCATATCAGGCGGCCAGACCGGTGCTGACAGGGCAGGTCTTGATGCTGCTATGGATGCTGGTATAGAATATGGCGGCTGGCTTCCAAAGGGCCGTAAAGCCGAAGATGGTATTGTCCCCACCAGATATACCAAGCTTCAGGAACTGTCCAGGGGCGGATACCCGAAAAGAACCGAGCAGAACGTCATTGACTCTGACGGGACTATTATTTTCACGTTCGGCAGGCTTACAGGTGGATCTGATCTGACACGACAGCTTGCGGAAAAGCATGGAAGGCCCTGGCTCCATATTGATTTGACCCGGAAGGCCAATCCCTTGACAGAAATCCAAAACTGGCTGAGGATAAATAAGGTGAACGTCCTGAATATAGCTGGCTCAAGGGAAAGCAAATCCCCGGGCATTCATCGGGCCGTGTATGATACTTTAAAACCGGTGCTGGATATGATGTCGTGA